DNA sequence from the Agrobacterium tumefaciens genome:
GGCGGCACCGGAGGACAGCGAGACCGACAGCACATAGATGAAGGGATAAAGCGTCGACAGGACGAACAGGCCGAGAAGAATGGCGTTTGCCCAGCCGAAAATCCTGTCGCCGCGGGAATAAAGATTGAAGTTTGCCATGTTTCAGCTCCTCACCACAGCGATGTCGACGAGACTTTTCGGCTGATACGATTTGCCGAATAGACAAGGACGAAAGCGATGACCGCGTTGAACAGTCCGGCGGCCGTCGCCAGATCGTATTGGGTGCCCTGCAGGCCGGTGCGGTAGATGAAGGTGGAAACGACGTCCGCCGTCTCATAGGTGGATGGGCGGTAAAGCAGGATGATATATTCGAACCCGACCTCGACCAGATTGCCGATGCGGATGATCAGCATGATCACGATTGTCGGCAGGATGCAGGGCAGGGTGATGCGCCACATCATCTGCCAGCGCGACGCGCCATCCACCCGGGCGGATTCGTAAAGCGTCGGGCTCACGCCGGCGATGGCGGCGAGATAGACGATGGATTCGAAGCCTGCCTCTTTCCAGACGGATGAACCGATGTAGACGGGGCGAAACCATTCCGGCTGGGTCAGGAAGTAGATCGGCTCAAACCCAAGGCCTTTCAGCATGAGATTGACGATGCCAATCGATGGCGAGAGGAAATTGATGACGATGCCGGCGACGATCACCACCGAAATGAAGTGCGGCAGGTAAACGACCGTCTGCGCCCAACTGCGGGCAATGCCGCTTTGAATTTCGTTGAACATCAGGGCCAGAATGATCGGCACCGGAAAGGCGAAGATCAGGCCAAGGCCGCTGATGGTGATGGTGTTCCAGAAGGAACGAATGAACATGTCATTCTGGAAAAGCTCCACGAAATTCGCAAATCCGACCCAGGGGCTTTTTTCGATGCCGCGAAAGATCGAGAAATCCTGAAATGCGATGACCAACCCATACATGGGTTTGTAGAGAAAAACTGCAAACCAGATGAGCATCGGCGCGAGCAGGAGATAGAGCTGCCAGTCGCGGCGCACGT
Encoded proteins:
- a CDS encoding ABC transporter permease — translated: MKQDFQGRLHDLQEDVRRDWQLYLLLAPMLIWFAVFLYKPMYGLVIAFQDFSIFRGIEKSPWVGFANFVELFQNDMFIRSFWNTITISGLGLIFAFPVPIILALMFNEIQSGIARSWAQTVVYLPHFISVVIVAGIVINFLSPSIGIVNLMLKGLGFEPIYFLTQPEWFRPVYIGSSVWKEAGFESIVYLAAIAGVSPTLYESARVDGASRWQMMWRITLPCILPTIVIMLIIRIGNLVEVGFEYIILLYRPSTYETADVVSTFIYRTGLQGTQYDLATAAGLFNAVIAFVLVYSANRISRKVSSTSLW